One Eurosta solidaginis isolate ZX-2024a chromosome 5, ASM4086904v1, whole genome shotgun sequence DNA segment encodes these proteins:
- the emei gene encoding transmembrane protein 161B isoform X3, with amino-acid sequence MVRINIKRNGQRRAVLGAQLVLTLLTLSVIQKLSPHFSFAKWLLCATGLYRYLHPTDDELRTLAGVPKDKHVKGGGGKGNKSYENRNGSGQFHIPRSLEVQLETTPVLARDVIHLRYFTEYQWLVDFSAYAAIVYLLSEVYNYYFPLKNEMNLSMIWCLLAVFFAIKLLSSLTWLYFQNEESIGERSMVIVACLVYLLIAMIVLIIDERHLETGLEHAYNSFNESASKFLTAQGLPSSGPASKLIVKLCIAVCCGLLGALFTFPGLRMAKMHWDSLKYCSGLLWIRPISREYLCERVFENMDKPLLSVEAFEAMRFLIVVFVVLLRFALIPIYLQSYLNLAHDKIVDLRKEAGRITNVEYQKKISSIFYYLCVVTLQFAAPLLLCLYLTLMYKNLGEYTWSGILKSSNSGSVVDGFCTDTCPLIDATLNDSDVEFLTTTPTHLDATATIMGQSEPLLLDSDDDLKEFNILESANAMHDQWISLKNVFNADVYRGFLGFASWWSYFTLFTSSALGIVYQSYFNKT; translated from the exons ATGGTGCGTATTAATATTAAACGGAATGGACAAAGAAGA GCAGTTCTCGGTGCACAATTGGTATTGACCCTACTCACATTGAGTGTAATACAAAAGCTTAGTCCACATTTCTCCTTTGCTAAATGGTTGTTATGCGCTACCGGACTATATAGATATTTACATCCAACAGACGATGAGCTACGTACACTAGCTGGCGTTCCCAAAGATAAGCATGTAAAAGGCGGAGGCGGTAAGGGCAATAAAAGCTACGAAAACCGTAATGGAAGCGGACAATTTCATATACCGCGAAGTTTGGAAGTGCAGTTGGAAACAACACCAGTTCTGGCGCGCGATGTAATACATCTGAGATATTTTACTGAATATCAATGGTTAGTGGATTTTAGTGCGTATGCAGCAATTGTTTATCTTTTGTCGGAA GTGTACAACTACTACTTCCCATTGAAAAATGAGATGAACTTAAGCATGATTTGGTGCTTGCTGGCTGTCTTTTTTGCAAT CAAGCTACTCTCCTCACTCACGTGGTTGTACTTTCAAAATGAAGAATCTATTGGTGAACGTTCCATGGTTATTGTAGCTTGCCTTGTTTATCTATTAATAGCTATGATTGTGCTGATCATTGATGAACGTCATTTAGAAACAGGCTTAGAGCATGCGTACAATAGTTTTAATGAAAGCGCCTCAAAGTTCCTAACCGCACAGGGATTGCCGTCATC TGGACCCGCTTCAAAGTTGATAGTAAAACTTTGCATTGCAGTTTGTTGCGGCCTACTGGGCGCCTTATTTACATTTCCAGGTTTACGCATGGCGAAAATGCATTGGGATTCACTAAAGTATTGTAGTGGAC TACTATGGATAAGGCCGATTAGCAGAGAATATCTGTGTGAGCGTGTTTTTGAGAACATGGATAAGCCATT ACTTTCGGTGGAGGCGTTTGAAGCGATGCGTTTTCTAATCGTTGTGTTCGTCGTATTGCTACGTTTTGCATTAATTCCCATATACTTGCAATCGTATCTAAATTTAGCGCATGATAAAATCGTTGATTTACGTAAAGAAGCTGGACGCATTACCAATGTAGAATATCAAAAAAAG ATTTCTTCTATATTCTATTATCTCTGCGTGGTTACTCTTCAATTCGCTGCACCTTTGTTACTCTGCTTATATCTTACACTCATGTATAAGAATCTTGGTGAATACACATGGTCTGGTATACTTAAGAGTAGTAATAGTGGTAGTGTGGTCGACGGCTTTTGTACCGATACGTGTCCTTTGATTGATGCAACTTTGAACGATAGTGATGTGGAATTTTTAACTACAACACCTACACATTTGGATGCTACCGCAACAATTATGGGCCAAAGTGAGCCATTGCTGCTTGATAGTGATGATGATTTGAAAGAATTCAATATTTTGGAGTCGGCGAATGCGATGCATGATCAATGGATTAGTTTAAAAAAC GTCTTCAATGCGGATGTCTATAGGGGTTTTCTCGGATTCGCCAGCTGGTGGAGTTACTTCACACTTTTCACCTCTTCAGCACTTGGTATCGTTTATCAATCCTATTTCAATAAGACGTGA
- the emei gene encoding transmembrane protein 161B isoform X2 codes for MAVLGAQLVLTLLTLSVIQKLSPHFSFAKWLLCATGLYRYLHPTDDELRTLAGVPKDKHVKGGGGKGNKSYENRNGSGQFHIPRSLEVQLETTPVLARDVIHLRYFTEYQWLVDFSAYAAIVYLLSEVYNYYFPLKNEMNLSMIWCLLAVFFAIKLLSSLTWLYFQNEESIGERSMVIVACLVYLLIAMIVLIIDERHLETGLEHAYNSFNESASKFLTAQGLPSSGPASKLIVKLCIAVCCGLLGALFTFPGLRMAKMHWDSLKYCSGRKILQLLLNLSFILPFLLIVLWIRPISREYLCERVFENMDKPLLSVEAFEAMRFLIVVFVVLLRFALIPIYLQSYLNLAHDKIVDLRKEAGRITNVEYQKKISSIFYYLCVVTLQFAAPLLLCLYLTLMYKNLGEYTWSGILKSSNSGSVVDGFCTDTCPLIDATLNDSDVEFLTTTPTHLDATATIMGQSEPLLLDSDDDLKEFNILESANAMHDQWISLKNVFNADVYRGFLGFASWWSYFTLFTSSALGIVYQSYFNKT; via the exons ATG GCAGTTCTCGGTGCACAATTGGTATTGACCCTACTCACATTGAGTGTAATACAAAAGCTTAGTCCACATTTCTCCTTTGCTAAATGGTTGTTATGCGCTACCGGACTATATAGATATTTACATCCAACAGACGATGAGCTACGTACACTAGCTGGCGTTCCCAAAGATAAGCATGTAAAAGGCGGAGGCGGTAAGGGCAATAAAAGCTACGAAAACCGTAATGGAAGCGGACAATTTCATATACCGCGAAGTTTGGAAGTGCAGTTGGAAACAACACCAGTTCTGGCGCGCGATGTAATACATCTGAGATATTTTACTGAATATCAATGGTTAGTGGATTTTAGTGCGTATGCAGCAATTGTTTATCTTTTGTCGGAA GTGTACAACTACTACTTCCCATTGAAAAATGAGATGAACTTAAGCATGATTTGGTGCTTGCTGGCTGTCTTTTTTGCAAT CAAGCTACTCTCCTCACTCACGTGGTTGTACTTTCAAAATGAAGAATCTATTGGTGAACGTTCCATGGTTATTGTAGCTTGCCTTGTTTATCTATTAATAGCTATGATTGTGCTGATCATTGATGAACGTCATTTAGAAACAGGCTTAGAGCATGCGTACAATAGTTTTAATGAAAGCGCCTCAAAGTTCCTAACCGCACAGGGATTGCCGTCATC TGGACCCGCTTCAAAGTTGATAGTAAAACTTTGCATTGCAGTTTGTTGCGGCCTACTGGGCGCCTTATTTACATTTCCAGGTTTACGCATGGCGAAAATGCATTGGGATTCACTAAAGTATTGTAGTGGACGTAAGATACTACAATTGCTACTCAATTTAAGCTTTATTTTACCTTTTCTGCTGATAGTACTATGGATAAGGCCGATTAGCAGAGAATATCTGTGTGAGCGTGTTTTTGAGAACATGGATAAGCCATT ACTTTCGGTGGAGGCGTTTGAAGCGATGCGTTTTCTAATCGTTGTGTTCGTCGTATTGCTACGTTTTGCATTAATTCCCATATACTTGCAATCGTATCTAAATTTAGCGCATGATAAAATCGTTGATTTACGTAAAGAAGCTGGACGCATTACCAATGTAGAATATCAAAAAAAG ATTTCTTCTATATTCTATTATCTCTGCGTGGTTACTCTTCAATTCGCTGCACCTTTGTTACTCTGCTTATATCTTACACTCATGTATAAGAATCTTGGTGAATACACATGGTCTGGTATACTTAAGAGTAGTAATAGTGGTAGTGTGGTCGACGGCTTTTGTACCGATACGTGTCCTTTGATTGATGCAACTTTGAACGATAGTGATGTGGAATTTTTAACTACAACACCTACACATTTGGATGCTACCGCAACAATTATGGGCCAAAGTGAGCCATTGCTGCTTGATAGTGATGATGATTTGAAAGAATTCAATATTTTGGAGTCGGCGAATGCGATGCATGATCAATGGATTAGTTTAAAAAAC GTCTTCAATGCGGATGTCTATAGGGGTTTTCTCGGATTCGCCAGCTGGTGGAGTTACTTCACACTTTTCACCTCTTCAGCACTTGGTATCGTTTATCAATCCTATTTCAATAAGACGTGA
- the emei gene encoding transmembrane protein 161B isoform X1 — protein MVRINIKRNGQRRAVLGAQLVLTLLTLSVIQKLSPHFSFAKWLLCATGLYRYLHPTDDELRTLAGVPKDKHVKGGGGKGNKSYENRNGSGQFHIPRSLEVQLETTPVLARDVIHLRYFTEYQWLVDFSAYAAIVYLLSEVYNYYFPLKNEMNLSMIWCLLAVFFAIKLLSSLTWLYFQNEESIGERSMVIVACLVYLLIAMIVLIIDERHLETGLEHAYNSFNESASKFLTAQGLPSSGPASKLIVKLCIAVCCGLLGALFTFPGLRMAKMHWDSLKYCSGRKILQLLLNLSFILPFLLIVLWIRPISREYLCERVFENMDKPLLSVEAFEAMRFLIVVFVVLLRFALIPIYLQSYLNLAHDKIVDLRKEAGRITNVEYQKKISSIFYYLCVVTLQFAAPLLLCLYLTLMYKNLGEYTWSGILKSSNSGSVVDGFCTDTCPLIDATLNDSDVEFLTTTPTHLDATATIMGQSEPLLLDSDDDLKEFNILESANAMHDQWISLKNVFNADVYRGFLGFASWWSYFTLFTSSALGIVYQSYFNKT, from the exons ATGGTGCGTATTAATATTAAACGGAATGGACAAAGAAGA GCAGTTCTCGGTGCACAATTGGTATTGACCCTACTCACATTGAGTGTAATACAAAAGCTTAGTCCACATTTCTCCTTTGCTAAATGGTTGTTATGCGCTACCGGACTATATAGATATTTACATCCAACAGACGATGAGCTACGTACACTAGCTGGCGTTCCCAAAGATAAGCATGTAAAAGGCGGAGGCGGTAAGGGCAATAAAAGCTACGAAAACCGTAATGGAAGCGGACAATTTCATATACCGCGAAGTTTGGAAGTGCAGTTGGAAACAACACCAGTTCTGGCGCGCGATGTAATACATCTGAGATATTTTACTGAATATCAATGGTTAGTGGATTTTAGTGCGTATGCAGCAATTGTTTATCTTTTGTCGGAA GTGTACAACTACTACTTCCCATTGAAAAATGAGATGAACTTAAGCATGATTTGGTGCTTGCTGGCTGTCTTTTTTGCAAT CAAGCTACTCTCCTCACTCACGTGGTTGTACTTTCAAAATGAAGAATCTATTGGTGAACGTTCCATGGTTATTGTAGCTTGCCTTGTTTATCTATTAATAGCTATGATTGTGCTGATCATTGATGAACGTCATTTAGAAACAGGCTTAGAGCATGCGTACAATAGTTTTAATGAAAGCGCCTCAAAGTTCCTAACCGCACAGGGATTGCCGTCATC TGGACCCGCTTCAAAGTTGATAGTAAAACTTTGCATTGCAGTTTGTTGCGGCCTACTGGGCGCCTTATTTACATTTCCAGGTTTACGCATGGCGAAAATGCATTGGGATTCACTAAAGTATTGTAGTGGACGTAAGATACTACAATTGCTACTCAATTTAAGCTTTATTTTACCTTTTCTGCTGATAGTACTATGGATAAGGCCGATTAGCAGAGAATATCTGTGTGAGCGTGTTTTTGAGAACATGGATAAGCCATT ACTTTCGGTGGAGGCGTTTGAAGCGATGCGTTTTCTAATCGTTGTGTTCGTCGTATTGCTACGTTTTGCATTAATTCCCATATACTTGCAATCGTATCTAAATTTAGCGCATGATAAAATCGTTGATTTACGTAAAGAAGCTGGACGCATTACCAATGTAGAATATCAAAAAAAG ATTTCTTCTATATTCTATTATCTCTGCGTGGTTACTCTTCAATTCGCTGCACCTTTGTTACTCTGCTTATATCTTACACTCATGTATAAGAATCTTGGTGAATACACATGGTCTGGTATACTTAAGAGTAGTAATAGTGGTAGTGTGGTCGACGGCTTTTGTACCGATACGTGTCCTTTGATTGATGCAACTTTGAACGATAGTGATGTGGAATTTTTAACTACAACACCTACACATTTGGATGCTACCGCAACAATTATGGGCCAAAGTGAGCCATTGCTGCTTGATAGTGATGATGATTTGAAAGAATTCAATATTTTGGAGTCGGCGAATGCGATGCATGATCAATGGATTAGTTTAAAAAAC GTCTTCAATGCGGATGTCTATAGGGGTTTTCTCGGATTCGCCAGCTGGTGGAGTTACTTCACACTTTTCACCTCTTCAGCACTTGGTATCGTTTATCAATCCTATTTCAATAAGACGTGA